Below is a window of Plasmodium sp. gorilla clade G2 genome assembly, chromosome: 14 DNA.
aataatgagaaGAAtctaacatataataattatatatataataaaaatgatagtaTTATTACAAATTATAATACTAGTactgaaaataatttttctataCAAAATGAATTCTATcgaaaaaatacaaatgtgTTAGATGATAACAAATTTGGAGATGatacttataaatataacaacaataataatattaataatattaataatattcatagtAATAatcatagtaataataatagttcggatgtattattaataaatgtcataaataataatagtcctaaaaaaaaacatgatGATTTATTTGGAAAGTTCTGTTATAAACATGATGAAAGCGAAACAGGGGTACTTCAAAATGTAACACATATGAATaagcatataaataaaatccataatgaaaataaaaatgataatattaccttcttagaaaataataatagtcaACACATAAACAATATGACACATACTGTTAATGATGTAAAGAATAATCTTAGTGACTtgtatgatgatgatgattttaaatttatcaaTAAAATTCAAACACTTGGATTACATGAAAAAAAtcatgaagaagaaaatacaaaaagaaaaataaatataatacaacaagaagaaacatataataaaagacatcaacatataacatatacaAATCAACAGGGTATCaataatgtttataataatatgaatttaaaagaaaatgatattcCTAAGCATGATCATACAAATCTAAATATGAATGAAAGtaacacacaaaaaaatgatttttatgaagaaaaaaaaaaaaaattaaattttatagaatccttttcatataataataatgaagaagataaaAAGCGTGTTAACAATATCGACATATTAGATCAGTTCGTTTATAGAgaagtaaaaaaaagaaaaacatgaaaaaaaaaaaaaaaattaaaattaaaattaaaattaaaatataaataaataataattataaaaaagacaAGATAATACAAAacaaaacaatataaaacaaaacaacaacaaaaaaaaaaaaaaaaaaaaaaaaaaaaaactaaacatatatcaaaattgtatatacgtttatcctttttatttgccaataatatatatttttaattcgttatttgttttatttatttatttatttatttttatgattattcTAAAAATATAACTTATTTTTCTGGCATATAatattgtacatatatataattatttatttatatatatattaatttatttattgtctacattttttttttttttttttatttgtatatgttcttaatttttattgtttttattcaTCCATCCAttcatcttttaatttttattttttatttttttgtttacttttaaaaaaaaaaaaattcgtCATCACTATTTTCAAATATCATCTCTCGGTAAATTTAACAAGGAAAAATCAATATTATCTGTTGgtaactaaaaaaaaaaaaaaaaaaaaaatacaaatatataaaatattaaatatatatatatataatatataaaatatatatatatatatatatttttatttttatttatccatattattaatagttTGACATATATGGTCACACATTTTACATACCCTTGTCCTTTTATAATGcataaaaaatgttatcGTACGAAATAATTGAAAAGAAAATCTTAAGACTGTTAAACTTTGTGatattatttcttctatttcttttttatttgttttaacaattttattttctaaaaaaaatattttaaaatctccactatttaataaaagtaaaagaCAAATAAATGACACTGTGACATCGAAGAGACcatcaaaattataaaagtatGAGGTGccctaaaaaataaaataaataaataaataaaaatatatatatatatatatatatatatatatataatatgtgtaaccctttgaacatatataaaatgtaactATAAATACCATATTGCGATGAAGTATAGATGGAAGCTCtcacaagaaaaaaatttttaaatacgTACACAcaaacataattatatatatatatatatatatatatatatatatacacatgtatgtatcaatttattatttaatttttttttaagcaCCTCAGTTAATaatcttaaaaatatttcaataaATAACATAAAGATAACAAATATTTCTGCACAGacaacatatttatttaaaacattcgtaaaaattgtatatattaaaataataagatttaatattatcaccataaaatatatataagtagtAATTttagaataatataaacgaCTAGccaaaatatgaaaaaaatcatCAGATAAATTATCTgaataatacataaatttatcatctgtttttttttttttttttcctaatatatattttttttttaatttatcaaaGATTTtctcataattatttttaaaactattatatatattgttactataataaaatatagaatatTCTGAGTATTCTTTcaattttatatcttttctcttttttatatttccatctttataaattaaaaaatcttTATCGTTATAATCCTCTATCTCActttcataaatattattatgttcataattatgattaattttataattatttattttattatttatattgacataatcatttcttttattcttatttactttttcatcattctttttataatcttTAACGACGTGTTGTCTATTTCCTTTCTTTTTTGAAACCTTTCCCGATTTTATTAAGTCTTGTATATCTATTAAGATTGGTTCATTCTCGtctattaaatttatttcatcatctataaaattatccattcacttttttttttttttttttcttaaatatatatataaaaaaaaaaaattttaaaaaaaaaacataaatatgcaaaataatatattatattcgcATATCAAAAGGTTacaatataacatattataaattttttgtttcttttaaaaatttttaaagaaacataattactttttattataatgacaaacaatattatataaaagtatatatatatatatatatatatatatatatgaccttaagtaataattatttaaaaaataatcataaaatataaattggaaaattttaaatagtACAGTACATCATTCGTGTTATTTATgcctatatataatatatgtttataaatataatttttaaataaataaaaaaaaaaaaagaaaaaaagcacatattacataaatatacatatattatgcaatacatattacattatacatatgttactttatatattaacacaatatttttatttgaacaggtaacaatttttttttttttgtaatctCGTTtcagaaaatattaatataatgtaAATGCATAAATACATcatgttatttatatatacataaatatgtatatatatataatatatatgttttttttttttttttttcaattttgttataattatataatctatatgtattataatatataaatatagatataatgGAGTCAATCgaaaatatcaaaattttttaataaataacaaaataaatcaaatccaatatttaaaaatgaccttattatttttttttttatttttttaatttttaaacaGTAGTTGTTAAATATTTCCATCCAATTATAACATACACAATATggtatatgttatatttttttttctcgattttttcttattatatttaaacgACAAAATATAATGTTTCCAAGCGtttcttttttgtaaaaCCCATTGATCAAATGACATCAatgtttataaatttatgttatgaacataaaaaaataaaataagaaataatcaCGTACACATTATAATAAGtacattaatataaaaatatatacttatttatataatatttccttttttataagtACAATTATTTTAAGTTCCTTATATTTTTCGCTTCCTATactttattgttatatatataatacatatatatattaattatatagaatatttaaaataaattcggtttaaaaaaaaaaaaaaaaaaaatttaatgtattttattaaatatatgtatataataatatattttaaaaactgttatttttttttacaacaaaaatatgtatatataaaaatatataaaccgaaatataaattgaaatacgtatttttttctctaaggcttttgtatattttgatgtaatttttattcattagtttaataatatatgtaatactatataaatgtaaatatatatatatatatatatttatttattattacatatttttaccaataaaaaaaaaatacctacataatatatatatatatataccatacatatattatatatatataatatttacatatttatttgctttatttttttttttgttttatttaacttttaaaaaatgggtgatgaaaataacttgagttataaaatatttaacgATGAAAGTATTATAAGATTTACGAAAAgttctatatataatgatataattgAATTTATcacaaatttaaataaatcagTTGTCGGTGTTGAAATGAAACCTTTAGAAGattttaaattatgtaatgaaaatgatatgaTAAATGAtaactttttattattatcaaaaaatgtatataacatttttcaattgataaaaaatatgaacaaatgTATTGATTCTTGTCCACCTATAAATCAATCATCACGATTTGGTAATAAAGgatttcaatatttttgtgatgcatattataaagaaattGATGAGTATTTACCTCATGCTTTATCAGAATCAAACATACCTAATATATCTGAACATACTTATCAAAtatcttattatttaaagaattcCATTGGAAATAAAAAGAGAATAGATTATGGAACTGGGCatgaattaaattttttgcTCTTTCTCTTTTGcctaaataaattaaatttctTTATTCCTTCCGATTACAAGCACCTCGTCCTTGTTATATATCGACAGTacgtttttatttatatatggttATATATTTGGATGTacatacaattatatattaatgtacatacacttatatattaatgtatataCGCTTATGTTTTAATGTATATACacttatattttaatgtatgtacactcatatttttatgtatgtaCATTCATATTTTAATGTATGTACAGTCATATTTTAATGTATGTACactcatatttttatgtatgtaCATTCATATTTTAATGTATGTACAGTCATATTTTAATGTATGaacattcatatttttatgtatgtacagtcatattttaatgtatgtacattcatattttaatgtatatacagtcatattttaatgtatgtacacttatatttttatgtatgtacacttatattttaatgtatgtacattcatattttaatgtatgtacacttatattttaatgtatATACGCTTATGTTTTAATGTATGTacacttatatatttatgtatgtacactcatatttttttgtatgaacattcatatttttatgtatgtacactcatatttttttgtatgtacacctatattttaatgtatatacagtcatattttaatgtatgtacacttatatatttatgtatgtacactcatatttttatgtatgtacaatcatatttttatgtatgtacacttatatttttttgtatgtacacctatattttaatgtatgtacattcatatttttatgtatgtacacttatatttttatgtatgtacactcatatttttatgtatgaacattcatatttttatgtatgtacactcatatttttttgtatgtacacctatattttaatgtatatacagtcatattttaatgtatgtacacttatatatttatgtatgtacactcatatttttttgtatgaacattcatatttttatgtatgtacactcatatttttttgtatgtacacctatattttaatgtatgtacactcatatttttttgtatgtacACTTATGTTTTAATGTTAGTATATCTTggctatttatatatatatatatatatatatatttttttttttttttttttttttttttttttcaaaaatttGCATGAACTGTTCAGGTATTTAGAAGGAGTAAGAAGAGTACAGATAATTTACACGGTGGAGCCTGCTGGTAGTAGAGGGGCATGGGGATTGGATGATTTTCAATTTCTTGTTTTCCTGTTTGGCGCAGCTCAACTTTCTTACAACAGGAAAATAAAAACGGAcgatgtaaaaaataaaatatatatatatatatatatatgtgtatatttttatgtataactTTATATCTTTCACAgaattacatattataatgttttcctttttttcatAGATTGAAAAGAAAGAATTGTTGGAATTGTGGGCAccgaaatatttatattttgatgcTCTTAAGTATATATCAATGGTAATTTTAAGTAGCCAAAATGGacaagaaaataaaacattatatatatatatatattttttttttttttttttattccagATAAAACATGCACCTTTTCATGAATCTTCCCCAATGTTGTATGATATATCTGGCGTTGAAACAtggtatattattaaaaaaaatatatatatatatatatatatataatgttcatatacattaacatataaaaacaagTATGAagtaatttaaaattttgttgcattattatacatttattattattattattttttttttcaagggaaaaaatatgtaatggATTACTTAAAATGTATCAAGCTGAAATAATACAAAAGCGACAAATATTACAGCACATATTATTTGGAAATTTGATAgacttttaaataatatactaAAAATggatatgttatataatataatattatatatattttttatgtttgattactttttttttttttttttttatttatatgttcttattatttagtcttcataatttttttacccTTATAAAGATCATTtaagaatataattatatatttattaaaaaggttcatcttaatattaaatttaataatttttatatttatacgtaaaaaaaaaatatggatgCTTTACAACATTCTTTCCCTTTATTGATTCCAACTTATGGTGCAACATTATGCACACCGTTAAATaactaataaaaaagaaaaaataaagaaaaaaaaaaataaacaaaataaaagataaattatatgaacgtataaatatataggtGTATAATGCTATGAACATATAAGCGTCTAATATTACAAccgtataatataattacggcataattatataacgaaattaattaaaataagaagaaataaaaatgcaataatatatatatatatatatatatatataatatatatatatatgtatatataacatgTATAAACCTTTCCTAACATTaggaaaaattatattattttttacgtttatgaaaatgatagaagagaataaaataaagaataaaaatctatttttttttttttttttcctctaAAAAGttatgcacatatatatataaatatatatatattaagtattcattttataagagtaatatatatatatatttttatgttggTGTATATTTATCGcgtaattttatttaaggGTGATAATATGTACAACCATATTTAAGAATTAAAACtagtattataaaaaaataaaaaaagtgtaTATAATCtttgcatatattttttacatattataaagcACCACTTATAATTCAatagttttatataaattcacataacataaatttaaattcatttataaatatttattttatatataataggagttaaaatgtaattatttcattttatattttattattatttaaggacataaataaatataaacatatatatgaaagtacatctataatatataaaatgtgtaTACCAGTTTATATGTACACATGATCactattttaaaatattcttaaaagatatatatatatatatatatatatatgtatgtatgtataaaaaatgttataataaaatgatttcATCATAGTGTTGTCTTAGTGTCTTGTTTTAAGATCTATGTAACTAGTTATTAGCtaactatatattatgtgttgtgtgttattttttttattattttttttttttatgtttttctcTTGTTTGTTTAAatgtcatatataaaaatgttttttataaattttaagaaaataaaaaagaaacagtTTCCCTTATATTTAACTCAACATAGAATTATAACAGtgtttcttatttttatatattttataaacataaaagattatttccatataaataattcacGTAATTTAAATGATGTAGACAAATATAGAGAATCATATTATAAGATACCAAAATGTAACTTATGTAATAAGTGTTCGATATGTACCCACGAAAAAGGAGAGGCACAGGtagttcaaaaaaatatatgtgttattaatatgtatctATGTatgatatgaaaatatataggTCTATAATATACACctttctttaaataaataaatacatatatatatattttgatagaATGTTATTCCTATGGTTGCTGTACCCAGCAagagaaaatatattcaaaatataaataaggaaAGGAAGGAAAACAAATATCCTTTAAATACATTTGAAGAAGAAAACAtttctaataataatgatagtgTTGTTAAGaaagaagatatatataaattaagaaaaaacagaaaaaagaaaaaaaattatttaaattttcttgAAAAGGATACAGGGTTTTTATCATCTTCACATGATAAAGAAACATTTCATATAAAtcataagaataaaattatagatgaaaaatataaagaagaatatgaagaagaggaagaattatatgataatacaaatataccacaagaaaaaaaagaaacaaacaATGAACAGAATCTAAATAGTAATTTGATAAACAATGATAAGGTGACATTACCCTTACAACAACTGGAagatgtaatatataaattaaaatataaatgaatgaatgaataaataaaaaatgttaccttaataatatgtacgaacatttttacatatttttatatatatatatatattttttttttttttttttttttttttttttttttttttctcctccTTTTCAGAGTCAATATGTTGGCTACATTCAAATAGGAACTCCTCCACAAACCATAAGGCCCATATTTGATACAGGCAGCACGTaacacataaataaataaataaataaatatataaataaatatataaataaatatataaatatatatatatatatatgcatttacatatgtatgtatgtatgtttttttttttttttttaaagaaatatatgggTTGTAAGCACAAAGTGCAAAGATGAAACATGCTTAAAAGTACATAGATACAATCATAAATTGTCTAGcacttttaaatattatgaaccTCACACAAACCTAGATATTATGGTaatcacacatatatatatatatatatatgtatattatatataattcctagttcatcatttaataaatatttttattttattttattttattttttatttattttttccagtTTGGCACAGGAATTATACAAGGAGTTATAGGAGTGGAGACATTTAAAATTGGTCcttttgaaataaaaaatcaatCTTTTGGATTagtaaaaagagaaaaagcTAGCGATAATAAATCAAATGTATTTGAAAGAATAAATTTTGAAGGTATAGTTGGATTAGCATTTCCAGAAATGTTATCAACTGGTAAGAGTACTTTGTATGAAAATTTAATGTCTTCATATAAATTTGGACATAATgaattttctatatatattggtAAGGATAGTAAATATTCTGCATTAATATTTGGAGGAGTAGATAGAAATTTTTTTGAAggagatatatatatgtttcctGTTGTTAAAGAATATTATTgggaaatatattttgatggTCTATATATTGATCATCAGAAATTTTGTTGTGATATTAATTCCATTGtatatgatttaaaaaaaaaagatcaagaaaataataaattattttttaccagaaaatattttagaaaaaaaaaattcaaaacacatttaagaaaatatcttcttaaaaaaataaaacatcaaaaaaaacaaaaacatcttaatcataaaaaaaaaaaaaaattaaataaaaataaaaattatttaatttttgatTCTGGAACATCTTTTAATAGTGTTCCAAAGGATGAAATCGAATATTTCTTTCGCGTCGTTCCTCCAAaggtaatataataaaatatataggcACATTCATATGTAatctatttattattaaaaaaaataaacatacaaTTATAATcaacatgtatatatatatatatatatatatatatatatgtatgtatattttttttttttagaaatgTGATGATAGCAATATTGATCAGGTGGTTTCGAGTTACCCCAACTTGACTTACGTCatagtattaaaaaaaaaaaaaaaaaaaaaaaaaaaaaaaaaaaatacaaacacatttaattatttatatatataatatatttattattattttattttttattattattttttattttttgtagaaCAAAATGCCATTCACCTTAACACCCGCACAATATTTGGTTCGAAAGAATGATATGTGTAAACCGGCTTTTATGGAAATAGAAGTTTCATCTGAATATGGACATGCTTACATACTAGGAAATGCAACATTTATGAGATATTACTACACTGTTTATAGACGaggaaataataacaacagttcatatgtaatatattataaaaataaaaaaaaagaaaacaataaatataataatatgcccACAAAGGGTTTATATGAGaaacatttatatgttatatatatatatatatatttatttatattttttttttttcaggtGGGAATTGCTAAAGCTGTTCATACAGAAGAAAACGAAAAATATCTCAGTTCcttacataataaaataaataatttataagaGAAAAATTGAACgcaattaaaatttttttttgttatttttattttttttatttttccccccctacatatattaaaattaacatatattaaaataaacatatataaacattgatttaatttatattctttcaataaaataaaacattcaAATGGCttatatttgaataatataaaagttaTAATATGTTACATGTTCTTaagtattaaataatatgaaagatttactataaaatatgttctttctttataattttgaaaaaaaaaaaaaaaaattacaaacacatcaacataatatatatatatatgtatatatttatattaatattaccattttatatttattttgttttattttttgaaaccttatccattttatttttatccttattttttgtattcttAGAATAGTTATTTAAAAGTTTGGTAAGAATATTTTCAAAGGTTGACAGTTGACAATTCTTTGTTAATACAATTAAAGGAGCCAATTCACAATATGGTGGTACATCAAACGTTTCTGCTTTTTTATCATTctctattattttttcataatctggcatatatgttttatagaAGAATTTTAAATTTGAAGttgcattttttttattttcattgaaATGTTCATATACATGTGAAAATAAACTAACTTTCTTTTTGTCTTGATAATTACTATTAtgattactattaatattatacttgttattatttttattattactactattattattactaccagtattattattcttattattattactaccagtactattattattattattattattgttgttgttgttactatcaccattattatttttattattattatgaatatcaccactattatttttattattattattattatgaatatcattatttttattatcatcattattttccatatgatttatttctaatgtatgtttttttaggaactcattttttaatttctcatTATCTATGATATGATTAAAAGCATTTAACTTATTTTTCCTATTATGTTCTTCATTTCCTATCtcaaattcttttttatttctataatatGATCTATCACTTATACATGAATAACTTCTATATGATTTACTATTCATCTCATTCGaactattattaatatattcattttcataTGTTAAAAGATTTTCTTTTGttatatcttctttttcttttttgtcataatctaattttaaaatatctttttgtttacttttttttcttaaatttgAACTAATTGATCTAACCATATAACTACCTGCTCtacttaaattattattagtagaacccatttttttttcattcaaaCATCCAAACACATAAGATGtttctcttttattataatttattatatgaggTCCTTTCTCGTCAGTATCTCTTCTAAAAACATTCAAAGAATCTAAAACAAAAGGATTTACAGAATTGTTAGAAATACTATGTAAACTactcttttttatttctttatttaatatattcaaattcatattattcttttttttattattatttaaaattatttcatCAACACTTTTAGAATAATTATCTTtcctaatattattatgctctactattttaatttctttcttATTCATTATGCTATTATTTGATACTTCTTGTGCTGAAAcgactttttctttttcctctCTAACGTCATAAGAAATATTTGTAGTATTCAcacaatttatattatttgtctCATTTATAATagatttatctttattttctaaattttGCACCTCATCCTTTTCTTCACATGTATCACAAATTT
It encodes the following:
- a CDS encoding serine/threonine protein phosphatase 2A activator → MGDENNLSYKIFNDESIIRFTKSSIYNDIIEFITNLNKSVVGVEMKPLEDFKLCNENDMINDNFLLLSKNVYNIFQLIKNMNKCIDSCPPINQSSRFGNKGFQYFCDAYYKEIDEYLPHALSESNIPNISEHTYQISYYLKNSIGNKKRIDYGTGHELNFLLFLFCLNKLNFFIPSDYKHLVLVIYRQYLEGVRRVQIIYTVEPAGSRGAWGLDDFQFLVFLFGAAQLSYNRKIKTDDIEKKELLELWAPKYLYFDALKYISMIKHAPFHESSPMLYDISGVETWEKICNGLLKMYQAEIIQKRQILQHILFGNLIDF
- a CDS encoding plasmepsin IX, which translates into the protein MFFINFKKIKKKQFPLYLTQHRIITVFLIFIYFINIKDYFHINNSRNLNDVDKYRESYYKIPKCNLCNKCSICTHEKGEAQNVIPMVAVPSKRKYIQNINKERKENKYPLNTFEEENISNNNDSVVKKEDIYKLRKNRKKKKNYLNFLEKDTGFLSSSHDKETFHINHKNKIIDEKYKEEYEEEEELYDNTNIPQEKKETNNEQNLNSNLINNDKVTLPLQQLEDSQYVGYIQIGTPPQTIRPIFDTGSTNIWVVSTKCKDETCLKVHRYNHKLSSTFKYYEPHTNLDIMFGTGIIQGVIGVETFKIGPFEIKNQSFGLVKREKASDNKSNVFERINFEGIVGLAFPEMLSTGKSTLYENLMSSYKFGHNEFSIYIGKDSKYSALIFGGVDRNFFEGDIYMFPVVKEYYWEIYFDGLYIDHQKFCCDINSIVYDLKKKDQENNKLFFTRKYFRKKKFKTHLRKYLLKKIKHQKKQKHLNHKKKKKLNKNKNYLIFDSGTSFNSVPKDEIEYFFRVVPPKKCDDSNIDQVVSSYPNLTYVINKMPFTLTPAQYLVRKNDMCKPAFMEIEVSSEYGHAYILGNATFMRYYYTVYRRGNNNNSSYVGIAKAVHTEENEKYLSSLHNKINNL